In Solenopsis invicta isolate M01_SB chromosome 1, UNIL_Sinv_3.0, whole genome shotgun sequence, one genomic interval encodes:
- the LOC105201171 gene encoding sodium/potassium-transporting ATPase subunit beta-2 isoform X1, protein MEGKKVEQYYSPPPKLGRWEGFRVFVWNSETGQFLGRTGASWAKILLFYVIFYAVLSGFFGAMLAVFYQTLDPNAPKWQLDNSLIGSNPGLGFRPMPPESNVESTLIWYKASDEGNYLHWTRELDRFLEDYQKPPSGTNNYERVICDYGRPAPPGKVCDVNLNTWGQCTKDNKYGFSRSAPCIFLKLNKIFGWEPKFYNDTKNLPALMPADLKEHIRQEEKSNRLDTVWVSCAGENPADVENMGAIQYLPRRGFPGYYFPFKNAQGYLSPLVAVFFEKPKYGVLINIECKAWAHNIIHDRFERRGSVHFELMVD, encoded by the exons ATGGAGGGCAAGAAAGTCGAGCAGTATTACTCCCCGCCGCCGAAGCTCGGGAGATGGGAGGGCTTCCGCGTCTTCGTCTGGAACTCCGAGACGGGACAGTTCCTGGGGCGCACCGGCGCCAGTTGGG ctaAAATTTTGCTGTTCTACGTAATTTTCTATGCCGTCCTGTCCGGCTTCTTCGGTGCGATGCTCGCTGTGTTCTATCAGACGTTGGATCCGAACGCGCCGAAGTGGCAGCTAGATAATTCGCTGATTGGCAGCAATCCGGGTCTCGGTTTTAGGCCTATGCCTCCTGAAAGCAACGTCGAAAGTACTTTGATTTGGTACAAAGCCAGCGACGAGGGTAATTATCTTCACTGGACCAGGGAGTTGGATAGATTCTTGGAAG ACTATCAAAAGCCGCCGAGCGGTACGAACAATTACGAGAGAGTGATCTGCGACTATGGTAGGCCAGCACCACCAGGCAAAGTCTGTGATGTAAACTTGAATACTTGGGGACAATGCACGAAGGACAACAAATATGGCTTCAGCAGATCCGCACCTTGCATCTTCTTGAAATTGAATAAG ATTTTTGGATGGGAACCGAAATTTTATAACGATACCAAAAATTTGCCGGCTTTGATGCCAGCGGATCTTAAGGAGCATATCAGACAAGAAGAAAAATCGAACAGACTGGACACCGTATGGGTGTCCTGTGCTGGTGAAAACCCTGCCGATGTGGAGAACATGGGTGCGATTCAGTATCTACCACGCCGTGGTTTTCCTGGCTACTACTTCCCATTCAAGAACGCCCAAGGCTACCTAAGTCCTCTTGTAGCTGTGTTCTTTGAAAAGCCCAAAT ACGGCGTGCTCATCAATATCGAGTGCAAAGCATGGGCGCACAACATCATCCACGACAGATTTGAGAGACGTGGCTCGGTGCACTTCGAATTGATGGTGGACTAA
- the LOC105201171 gene encoding sodium/potassium-transporting ATPase subunit beta-2 isoform X2 → MDCLLFAKILLFYVIFYAVLSGFFGAMLAVFYQTLDPNAPKWQLDNSLIGSNPGLGFRPMPPESNVESTLIWYKASDEGNYLHWTRELDRFLEDYQKPPSGTNNYERVICDYGRPAPPGKVCDVNLNTWGQCTKDNKYGFSRSAPCIFLKLNKIFGWEPKFYNDTKNLPALMPADLKEHIRQEEKSNRLDTVWVSCAGENPADVENMGAIQYLPRRGFPGYYFPFKNAQGYLSPLVAVFFEKPKYGVLINIECKAWAHNIIHDRFERRGSVHFELMVD, encoded by the exons ATGGATTGTCTACTTTTTG ctaAAATTTTGCTGTTCTACGTAATTTTCTATGCCGTCCTGTCCGGCTTCTTCGGTGCGATGCTCGCTGTGTTCTATCAGACGTTGGATCCGAACGCGCCGAAGTGGCAGCTAGATAATTCGCTGATTGGCAGCAATCCGGGTCTCGGTTTTAGGCCTATGCCTCCTGAAAGCAACGTCGAAAGTACTTTGATTTGGTACAAAGCCAGCGACGAGGGTAATTATCTTCACTGGACCAGGGAGTTGGATAGATTCTTGGAAG ACTATCAAAAGCCGCCGAGCGGTACGAACAATTACGAGAGAGTGATCTGCGACTATGGTAGGCCAGCACCACCAGGCAAAGTCTGTGATGTAAACTTGAATACTTGGGGACAATGCACGAAGGACAACAAATATGGCTTCAGCAGATCCGCACCTTGCATCTTCTTGAAATTGAATAAG ATTTTTGGATGGGAACCGAAATTTTATAACGATACCAAAAATTTGCCGGCTTTGATGCCAGCGGATCTTAAGGAGCATATCAGACAAGAAGAAAAATCGAACAGACTGGACACCGTATGGGTGTCCTGTGCTGGTGAAAACCCTGCCGATGTGGAGAACATGGGTGCGATTCAGTATCTACCACGCCGTGGTTTTCCTGGCTACTACTTCCCATTCAAGAACGCCCAAGGCTACCTAAGTCCTCTTGTAGCTGTGTTCTTTGAAAAGCCCAAAT ACGGCGTGCTCATCAATATCGAGTGCAAAGCATGGGCGCACAACATCATCCACGACAGATTTGAGAGACGTGGCTCGGTGCACTTCGAATTGATGGTGGACTAA